In Halopelagius longus, the following proteins share a genomic window:
- a CDS encoding GTP cyclohydrolase III codes for MTNTQLSLIQIDNYGPWTVTPEPRREMDLQTLQSRLFADLAQFVGSRDGYVFFTRFDNMVAVTNGLDGDAHELMQESIGNRYPVTISLGTGVDSTPIDALETATAGLQRAGSAQDGDRREVLAGTTLDERNRTATDVQIAHFDVNDATGKYTDRLNEFDSFIEIEQGYASLMRHLREEHGALSFFVGGDNIISVCPDMDEAAYRSAIDHVEREVGVELKVGVGVADNVQDAGMVAKHALEECRHRGTVVEMEVPSPDIGLAED; via the coding sequence GTGACGAACACGCAGCTTTCGCTCATCCAGATAGACAACTACGGTCCGTGGACGGTCACCCCGGAACCGCGACGGGAGATGGACCTTCAGACGCTCCAGTCGCGGTTGTTCGCGGACCTCGCGCAGTTCGTCGGCAGTCGGGACGGGTACGTCTTCTTCACGCGGTTCGACAACATGGTCGCCGTCACGAACGGACTCGACGGCGACGCCCACGAACTCATGCAGGAGTCCATCGGCAACCGCTACCCCGTGACTATCAGCCTCGGCACCGGCGTCGATTCGACGCCCATCGACGCCTTAGAGACGGCCACAGCGGGTCTGCAACGCGCCGGAAGCGCGCAGGACGGCGACCGGCGGGAGGTACTCGCCGGGACGACACTCGACGAACGGAACCGAACGGCGACGGACGTCCAAATCGCCCACTTCGACGTGAACGACGCGACGGGCAAGTACACCGACCGACTCAACGAGTTCGACTCGTTCATCGAGATAGAGCAGGGGTACGCCTCGCTCATGCGCCACCTCCGGGAGGAACACGGTGCGCTCTCCTTCTTCGTCGGCGGCGACAACATCATCTCGGTCTGCCCCGACATGGACGAGGCGGCGTACCGGTCGGCCATCGACCACGTCGAACGCGAAGTCGGCGTCGAACTCAAAGTCGGCGTCGGCGTCGCGGACAACGTCCAAGATGCGGGGATGGTCGCAAAGCACGCCCTCGAAGAGTGCCGTCACCGCGGCACCGTCGTCGAGATGGAGGTTCCCAGCCCCGACATCGGCCTCGCCGAGGACTGA
- a CDS encoding DJ-1/PfpI family protein, with protein sequence MSESILMIVGDFGEDYEIMVPYQALTMVGHEVDAVCPDKEAGETVKTAIHDFRGDQTYVESRGHDFELNATFDDIDPAEYDALVVPGGRAPEYLRTHEEVLDAVRHFFEEDKPVAALCHGPQILAAAGVLDGYEMTAYPAVRAEVEAAGCSWVDEVTVDGNLVTGQAWPDHPEWLAAFLDLLGTEISETEPAAADD encoded by the coding sequence ATGTCCGAGAGCATCCTGATGATAGTCGGCGACTTCGGGGAGGACTACGAGATAATGGTGCCGTACCAGGCGCTGACGATGGTCGGACACGAGGTGGACGCCGTCTGCCCCGACAAGGAGGCGGGGGAGACGGTCAAGACGGCCATCCATGACTTCCGCGGCGACCAGACGTACGTGGAGTCCCGCGGACACGACTTCGAGTTGAACGCGACGTTCGACGACATAGACCCCGCGGAGTACGACGCCCTCGTCGTCCCCGGCGGACGCGCGCCCGAGTACCTCCGGACGCACGAGGAGGTTCTCGACGCCGTCCGGCACTTCTTCGAGGAGGACAAGCCCGTGGCCGCACTCTGTCACGGCCCGCAGATTCTCGCCGCCGCGGGCGTCTTAGACGGGTACGAGATGACCGCATACCCCGCCGTGCGCGCGGAAGTCGAGGCGGCGGGATGCTCGTGGGTGGACGAGGTGACGGTGGACGGGAACCTCGTCACCGGACAGGCGTGGCCCGACCACCCGGAGTGGTTGGCGGCGTTCTTGGACCTCCTCGGCACGGAGATATCCGAAACCGAACCCGCCGCCGCGGACGACTGA
- a CDS encoding alpha/beta fold hydrolase: MRTVTSADGTEIAYEREGSGPSLVLLHGGSGTRRAWDRLRPHLADDFTLVVPDRRGRGDSGDADEYHLDREVADVRALVDAVDGETTVFGHSFGGLVALAAATEVDVDRLVLYEPAVLVGDHRDDDLADRMRESLDAGDRERAMKLFYRDAGGVPKPERLPFWPEEVNFDLVETVIRENYAVEEYDLPEDMGVDAPTLLLTGEHGPAHLRDAAFELDERLPESRLTELDGVGHVATDSAPDRVAAAIRAFVRETRPRE, encoded by the coding sequence ATGCGGACAGTCACCTCGGCGGACGGAACGGAGATAGCCTACGAACGGGAGGGGTCGGGTCCGTCGCTCGTCCTCCTCCACGGAGGGTCGGGGACTCGTCGGGCGTGGGACAGGCTCCGACCGCACCTCGCCGACGATTTCACCCTCGTCGTTCCCGACCGGCGGGGACGAGGCGACAGCGGCGACGCCGACGAGTACCACCTCGACCGCGAAGTCGCCGACGTGCGCGCACTCGTCGACGCCGTCGACGGTGAGACGACGGTGTTCGGGCACTCCTTCGGCGGCCTCGTCGCGCTCGCAGCGGCGACCGAGGTGGACGTCGACCGACTCGTCCTCTACGAACCGGCGGTCCTCGTCGGCGACCACCGCGACGACGACTTGGCCGACCGGATGCGGGAGAGCCTCGACGCCGGCGACCGCGAGAGGGCGATGAAGCTGTTCTACCGGGACGCCGGCGGCGTCCCGAAGCCCGAGCGGTTGCCGTTCTGGCCCGAGGAGGTGAACTTCGACCTCGTCGAAACCGTGATCCGGGAGAACTACGCCGTCGAGGAGTACGACCTCCCAGAGGACATGGGCGTCGATGCTCCGACGCTTCTGCTGACGGGCGAACACGGTCCCGCGCACCTACGAGACGCCGCGTTCGAACTCGACGAACGCCTGCCGGAGAGTCGCCTCACGGAACTCGACGGCGTCGGACACGTCGCCACCGACTCGGCCCCCGACCGCGTCGCCGCGGCGATTCGAGCCTTCGTCCGAGAAACGAGGCCACGTGAGTAG
- a CDS encoding metal-dependent hydrolase, translating to MELTWHGHSTWHVDVDGTTFLIDPFFDNPHTDLEPEDVETPDYLLLTHGHADHIADVDAFTDATLVAVPEMTAFMQDEHGFEDAIGMNLGGTTECGDAFVTMHRADHTNGLNTSYENEIGVPAGFVISDERPSQDEDDGATAFYHAGDTALMSDMIDVIAPFLQPDAAALPCGDHFTMGPWQAAVAADWLGVDHVFPMHYDTFPPIEIDVQDFVDEVEKTGTDADVHVLDGDESYTLE from the coding sequence ATGGAACTCACTTGGCACGGACACTCGACGTGGCACGTCGACGTAGACGGGACCACCTTCCTCATCGACCCGTTCTTCGACAACCCCCACACCGACCTCGAACCCGAGGACGTGGAGACGCCGGACTACCTCCTCTTGACGCACGGTCACGCCGACCACATCGCCGACGTCGACGCGTTCACCGACGCGACGTTGGTCGCGGTGCCGGAGATGACGGCGTTCATGCAGGACGAACACGGCTTCGAGGACGCCATCGGCATGAACCTCGGCGGCACCACCGAGTGCGGCGACGCGTTCGTGACGATGCACCGCGCGGACCACACGAACGGCCTCAACACGAGTTACGAGAACGAAATCGGCGTGCCCGCCGGCTTCGTCATCAGCGACGAGAGACCGTCGCAGGACGAGGACGACGGCGCGACGGCGTTCTACCACGCCGGCGACACGGCGCTGATGTCGGATATGATCGACGTCATCGCGCCGTTCCTGCAACCGGACGCCGCCGCACTGCCGTGCGGCGACCACTTCACGATGGGTCCGTGGCAGGCCGCCGTCGCCGCCGACTGGTTGGGCGTCGACCACGTGTTCCCGATGCACTACGACACGTTCCCGCCAATCGAAATCGACGTCCAGGACTTCGTCGACGAGGTGGAGAAGACGGGGACGGACGCCGACGTCCACGTCCTCGACGGCGACGAGTCGTACACGCTGGAGTGA
- a CDS encoding CDP-alcohol phosphatidyltransferase family protein, which translates to MTLDQYRSVADRLLDPFVSVADRLGLSPDGVSVVAFGFAVAAGGAFAAADPLWYALGGVFVFLNGWLDLVDGALARAQGVASEGGDLLDHVLDRYADIAMLVGLAAGIGTWALGLAAVTGVLMTSYLGTQIQAVGLGREYGGLVGRADRLALIGIVAFVAAAVQSLLGFHPVALLLGFFAVIGHFTALQRFWGAMSDLS; encoded by the coding sequence ATGACGCTCGACCAGTACCGCTCCGTCGCGGACCGACTGCTCGACCCCTTCGTCAGCGTCGCCGACCGCCTCGGCCTCTCGCCGGACGGCGTCAGCGTCGTCGCCTTCGGGTTCGCCGTCGCCGCCGGCGGGGCGTTCGCCGCCGCCGACCCCCTCTGGTACGCCCTCGGCGGAGTGTTCGTCTTTCTGAACGGCTGGTTGGACCTCGTGGACGGCGCACTCGCGCGGGCGCAGGGCGTCGCCAGCGAGGGCGGTGACCTCCTCGACCACGTCCTCGACCGGTACGCCGACATCGCCATGCTCGTCGGCCTCGCGGCGGGCATCGGGACGTGGGCGCTCGGCCTCGCCGCCGTCACGGGCGTCCTGATGACCTCCTACCTCGGGACGCAGATTCAGGCCGTCGGGCTCGGCAGAGAGTACGGCGGCCTCGTCGGGCGAGCCGACCGGTTGGCGCTCATCGGTATCGTCGCGTTCGTCGCCGCCGCGGTCCAGAGCCTCCTCGGCTTCCACCCCGTCGCGTTACTGCTGGGCTTCTTCGCGGTCATCGGTCACTTCACCGCGCTCCAGCGGTTCTGGGGCGCGATGAGCGACCTCTCCTGA
- a CDS encoding substrate-binding domain-containing protein, giving the protein MRRRRYLEALGATGLVAGAGCLSDGRGDGSRSNVASGGGGRSTAETADAETRTLTLATATTAYDTGLLDALHPTLRERFGLRVKVLSLGTGASLRKGRDGDADAVLVHAREAEDAFLREGFGVNRRSLMHNDFLVVGPADDPAGIAGVSDPVAAFERIARAESLFLSRGDESGTHRREETLWNRADAAPGGRWHQATGDGMGDTLRQAGRRGAYTLTDRGTYRVFREEIGLDAFVEGPLGGGSELLLNEYGVVPVNPATHDVRYELAMQYVGFLTGPTGQRLIREFRPGGDPLFVPDALSSDPQFGQYVPSSYREG; this is encoded by the coding sequence ATGCGCCGACGCCGCTATCTGGAAGCACTCGGGGCGACCGGACTCGTCGCCGGGGCGGGGTGTCTGAGCGACGGGCGGGGAGACGGAAGTCGGTCGAACGTCGCCTCGGGCGGAGGGGGGCGTTCGACGGCGGAAACGGCGGACGCGGAGACGCGGACGCTGACGCTCGCCACCGCGACGACGGCGTACGACACCGGCCTGTTGGACGCTCTCCATCCGACCCTCCGCGAACGGTTCGGTCTGCGGGTGAAGGTGCTCTCTCTCGGGACGGGGGCGTCGCTCAGGAAGGGGCGCGACGGCGACGCCGACGCCGTCCTCGTCCACGCCCGCGAGGCCGAAGACGCGTTCCTGCGGGAGGGGTTCGGCGTCAACCGCCGGTCGCTGATGCACAACGACTTTCTCGTCGTCGGACCCGCCGACGACCCCGCGGGCATCGCGGGCGTCTCCGACCCCGTCGCGGCGTTCGAGCGTATCGCCCGCGCGGAGTCGCTGTTTCTCTCCCGCGGCGACGAGTCGGGGACGCACCGCCGCGAGGAGACCCTCTGGAACCGCGCCGACGCCGCGCCGGGCGGTCGGTGGCATCAGGCGACGGGCGACGGCATGGGCGACACCCTCCGGCAGGCGGGGCGACGCGGCGCGTACACCCTGACGGACCGGGGGACGTACCGCGTCTTCCGGGAGGAGATAGGACTCGACGCGTTCGTCGAGGGACCCCTCGGCGGCGGGTCGGAACTCCTCTTGAACGAGTACGGCGTCGTCCCGGTCAACCCCGCGACGCACGACGTGCGGTACGAACTCGCCATGCAGTACGTCGGCTTCCTCACCGGCCCGACCGGGCAGCGACTGATTCGGGAGTTCCGGCCCGGCGGCGACCCGCTTTTCGTCCCCGACGCCCTCTCCTCGGACCCGCAGTTCGGCCAGTACGTCCCCTCGTCGTACCGCGAGGGGTAG
- a CDS encoding OsmC family protein, producing the protein MSDIQTSTVSEEGFASTSQVGDFELTIDATNEDGPDPNQVLVADYASCFLPAFRVGGQQTGHDDLGKIQIDADADLNDDDDLERISFAIHVEADLDDGEFDEIVDRAEGICHVHAALREELHADIEVHGGAF; encoded by the coding sequence ATGAGCGACATCCAAACTTCCACCGTCAGCGAGGAAGGCTTCGCGTCCACGAGTCAGGTCGGCGACTTCGAACTCACCATCGACGCCACGAACGAAGATGGTCCCGACCCGAATCAGGTCCTCGTCGCGGACTACGCGTCCTGTTTCCTGCCCGCGTTCCGCGTCGGCGGCCAGCAGACGGGCCACGACGACCTCGGTAAGATTCAGATCGACGCCGACGCCGACCTGAACGACGACGACGACCTCGAACGCATCAGCTTCGCCATCCACGTGGAGGCGGACCTCGACGACGGCGAGTTCGACGAGATCGTCGACCGCGCCGAGGGCATCTGCCACGTCCACGCGGCCCTCCGCGAGGAACTCCACGCGGACATCGAAGTACACGGCGGCGCGTTCTGA
- a CDS encoding adenylate kinase family protein, with product MTRVALTGTPGTGKTTASEIVADRTGVDVIHLNDAIREEELFTERDAERDSLVTDLDAVAEWLGEWDGVLESHLAHHFDADIAVVLRCHPEELERRLEERGETEAKARENAESEALDVVLAEAVERFGEDAVYEIDTTDREPDAVAEDVVAAVEGEMDPRAGTVDFIDYL from the coding sequence GTGACGCGCGTCGCACTCACCGGCACGCCCGGCACCGGGAAGACGACGGCGAGCGAAATCGTCGCCGACCGCACGGGCGTGGACGTGATTCACCTCAACGACGCCATCCGCGAGGAGGAACTGTTCACCGAACGCGACGCCGAGCGCGATTCGCTTGTGACCGACTTAGACGCCGTCGCGGAGTGGTTAGGCGAGTGGGACGGCGTCCTCGAATCCCACCTCGCGCACCACTTCGACGCCGATATCGCCGTCGTCCTTCGCTGTCACCCCGAGGAACTCGAACGGCGACTCGAAGAACGCGGCGAGACCGAGGCGAAGGCCAGAGAGAACGCCGAGAGCGAAGCGCTCGACGTGGTTCTCGCGGAGGCGGTCGAGCGGTTCGGCGAAGACGCCGTCTACGAGATAGACACGACCGACCGAGAACCCGACGCCGTCGCCGAGGACGTCGTCGCCGCCGTCGAAGGCGAGATGGACCCGCGCGCCGGCACCGTAGACTTCATCGACTACCTATGA
- a CDS encoding DUF5795 family protein — protein MSNRVVQGRMVTPKRLAELVEGERPMEAEDIEDADRDCPECGGNVLSVGYMPSVTEFVTAYKCQDCDWSETDR, from the coding sequence ATGAGCAATCGCGTCGTGCAAGGTCGGATGGTGACGCCCAAACGACTCGCGGAACTCGTCGAGGGAGAGCGTCCGATGGAGGCCGAGGACATCGAAGACGCAGACAGGGACTGCCCCGAGTGCGGCGGCAACGTCCTCTCGGTCGGCTACATGCCGAGCGTCACTGAGTTCGTGACCGCTTACAAGTGCCAAGACTGCGATTGGTCGGAGACGGACCGCTGA
- a CDS encoding DUF1648 domain-containing protein: MNARQYDALSVALLVGSAVAGLLLLPSLPDQFAIHFGTAGDPDSFTSPLVGVLLLPVIGLGSLLFVRGISSVAGSEDVPPAFGLLLSAFLAYVQGVVLAWNLGYPVDVGLAVLPGVLVLLVVGLAIDRLY, from the coding sequence ATGAACGCTCGTCAGTACGACGCTCTCAGCGTCGCCCTCCTCGTCGGTAGCGCCGTCGCCGGCCTCCTCCTTCTCCCGTCGCTTCCCGACCAGTTCGCCATCCACTTCGGCACCGCGGGCGACCCGGACAGTTTCACCTCGCCCCTCGTCGGCGTCCTCCTCCTGCCGGTCATCGGCCTCGGGTCGCTTCTGTTCGTCCGCGGCATCTCCTCCGTCGCCGGGAGCGAGGACGTTCCGCCGGCGTTCGGACTCCTCCTGTCGGCGTTTCTCGCGTACGTCCAAGGGGTCGTCCTCGCGTGGAACCTCGGCTACCCAGTGGACGTGGGACTCGCCGTCCTCCCGGGCGTCCTCGTCCTCCTCGTCGTCGGGTTGGCGATAGACCGACTGTACTGA
- the hisC gene encoding histidinol-phosphate transaminase, with protein MMPRDLSAHEAYVPGRGSEEVARELGVEPDELTKLSSNENPHGPSPAAVAAVEDAAPDVNVYPKTSHTDLTERLASKWDVSSEQVWVSPGADGALDYLSRAFLDPDDRVLVPTPGFAYYSMSARYHHGDAAEYGVSKADDFAQTAAGVLDAYDGERIVYVTTPHNPTGSVMPREEIVELLESVEDRTLVVVDEAYGEYAEEPTAIELLAEYDNLAVTRTFSKAYGLAGLRIGYAVVPAAWGDAYARVNTPFAANELACRAALAALDDEEHVEESVETAAWAREYYRDELDARTWPSGGNFVLAEVGDGSAVAEAAQRRGVIVRDTSSFGLPECVRVSCGTREETKRAVEVLNDVVADVAAEGTRA; from the coding sequence ATGATGCCGAGGGACCTCTCCGCGCACGAGGCGTACGTACCCGGGCGCGGGTCCGAGGAGGTGGCCCGCGAACTCGGGGTAGAGCCCGACGAGTTGACGAAGCTATCGTCGAACGAGAACCCCCACGGCCCCTCCCCCGCCGCCGTGGCCGCAGTCGAGGACGCCGCGCCCGACGTGAACGTCTACCCGAAGACGTCGCACACGGACCTCACGGAGCGACTGGCGTCGAAGTGGGACGTCTCGTCCGAACAGGTGTGGGTGAGTCCGGGCGCGGACGGTGCGCTCGATTACCTCTCGCGGGCGTTCCTCGACCCCGACGACCGGGTGCTGGTCCCGACGCCGGGGTTCGCGTACTACTCGATGTCGGCGCGGTACCACCACGGCGACGCCGCCGAGTACGGCGTCTCGAAGGCCGACGACTTCGCGCAGACGGCCGCCGGAGTGCTCGACGCCTACGACGGCGAGCGAATCGTCTACGTCACGACGCCGCACAACCCCACCGGGTCGGTGATGCCGCGCGAGGAGATAGTCGAACTGCTCGAATCGGTCGAGGACCGCACCCTCGTCGTCGTCGACGAGGCGTACGGCGAGTACGCCGAGGAACCGACCGCAATCGAACTCCTCGCCGAGTACGACAACCTCGCGGTGACGCGCACGTTCTCGAAGGCGTACGGCCTCGCCGGACTCCGAATCGGGTACGCCGTCGTCCCGGCGGCGTGGGGCGACGCCTACGCCCGGGTGAACACGCCGTTCGCCGCGAACGAACTCGCCTGCCGCGCCGCCCTCGCCGCACTCGACGACGAGGAACACGTCGAAGAGTCGGTGGAGACGGCGGCGTGGGCCCGCGAGTACTACCGCGACGAACTCGACGCGCGGACGTGGCCCTCCGGCGGCAACTTCGTCCTCGCGGAAGTCGGCGACGGGTCGGCCGTCGCGGAGGCGGCGCAACGCCGCGGCGTCATCGTCCGCGACACCTCCAGTTTCGGCCTGCCGGAGTGCGTCCGCGTCTCCTGCGGCACGCGCGAGGAGACGAAACGGGCCGTCGAAGTGCTGAACGACGTCGTCGCCGACGTCGCCGCGGAGGGGACGCGGGCGTGA
- a CDS encoding HalOD1 output domain-containing protein, producing MRADEDSTHRRLDTDANPTAQIVQAVADQKGTDPLSLQSAWDTIGQVLDPVFSTPPSRDADVEITFNYEGYRITVTQDGCATFDELE from the coding sequence ATGAGAGCAGACGAAGATTCGACCCATCGGAGACTAGACACTGATGCGAACCCCACGGCGCAAATCGTACAGGCGGTCGCCGACCAGAAAGGGACCGACCCGCTGAGTCTGCAGAGCGCGTGGGACACTATCGGACAGGTCTTAGACCCCGTCTTCTCGACGCCGCCGTCGCGCGACGCCGACGTGGAGATCACGTTCAACTACGAGGGGTATCGCATCACCGTCACGCAGGACGGGTGCGCGACGTTCGACGAACTGGAATAA
- a CDS encoding DUF7526 family protein, with translation MTETIQGDVLHVIPPDELDDHDLTPALQELAESRYVIVLRKGGHPSILALVWAFIRRSPIEAVTVVTDRRFEEDEEVTLTVEKTDMAGVYVTAVSGGDPET, from the coding sequence GTGACCGAGACAATCCAGGGCGACGTCTTGCACGTCATCCCTCCGGACGAACTGGACGACCACGACTTGACGCCCGCCCTCCAAGAGTTAGCCGAGTCGCGCTACGTGATCGTACTCCGGAAAGGGGGTCACCCCTCGATACTGGCTCTCGTCTGGGCGTTTATCCGCCGCAGCCCAATCGAGGCGGTAACTGTCGTGACCGACCGGCGTTTCGAGGAGGACGAGGAGGTCACGCTGACCGTCGAGAAGACGGACATGGCCGGTGTCTACGTCACAGCAGTCTCTGGAGGAGACCCGGAGACGTAG
- a CDS encoding TIGR00266 family protein, whose translation MEYDITHRPSDSLLTVSLSAGEEIRAEGGAMVSHDASVEMETNATGGFLKSIRRSFGGESFFQNTFRAAEAGEVSFAPPLPGDVTHVELDGETVYVQSGSYLAGDTALDVDTKFGGSRSFFGGEGLFLLKVTGAGPVFLSSYGGIEEVDVGAADPFVVDTGHVVAFEESVDFTVRRVGGLKSTVLSGEGLVCEFRGDGRVWLQTRSADAFLSWLIPKLPTPPSSGQ comes from the coding sequence ATGGAGTACGACATCACCCACCGGCCGTCGGACTCGCTTCTGACCGTCTCCCTGTCGGCGGGCGAGGAGATACGGGCGGAGGGCGGCGCGATGGTCTCTCACGACGCGAGCGTCGAGATGGAGACGAACGCCACGGGCGGCTTTCTGAAGTCGATTCGGCGGTCGTTCGGCGGCGAGAGTTTCTTCCAGAACACGTTCCGCGCGGCGGAGGCGGGCGAGGTGTCCTTCGCGCCGCCCCTCCCCGGCGACGTGACGCACGTCGAACTGGACGGCGAGACGGTGTACGTCCAGTCGGGGTCGTACCTCGCGGGCGACACCGCCCTCGACGTGGACACGAAGTTCGGCGGGTCGCGGTCGTTCTTCGGCGGCGAGGGCCTGTTCCTCCTGAAAGTCACGGGGGCGGGGCCGGTGTTCCTGTCGAGTTACGGGGGCATAGAGGAGGTGGACGTGGGCGCGGCGGACCCGTTCGTCGTCGATACGGGCCACGTCGTCGCCTTCGAGGAGTCCGTGGACTTCACCGTGCGTCGCGTCGGCGGCCTGAAATCGACGGTTCTCAGCGGCGAGGGACTCGTCTGCGAGTTCCGCGGCGACGGGCGGGTGTGGTTGCAGACGCGAAGCGCCGACGCGTTCCTCTCGTGGCTGATACCCAAACTGCCGACGCCGCCGTCGTCGGGACAGTAA
- a CDS encoding DUF4177 domain-containing protein produces MDAPPPRRWEYRTLEPPRESTQKEAEDPTDELNELGREGWELVDTIDYTGGGTKYLVLKRPADTERDSDE; encoded by the coding sequence ATGGACGCGCCGCCGCCACGCAGATGGGAGTACCGGACGTTGGAACCGCCGCGCGAGAGCACCCAGAAGGAGGCGGAGGACCCGACCGACGAACTGAACGAACTCGGTCGCGAGGGGTGGGAGCTCGTCGATACCATCGACTACACCGGCGGCGGGACGAAGTACCTCGTTCTGAAGCGACCCGCGGACACGGAGAGGGATTCGGATGAGTAA
- a CDS encoding fumarylacetoacetate hydrolase family protein, producing the protein MHRVRFRDPAGSVRRGEWHGDTAEGTSASNQTKSGDTVSFGGETYAVDEVDVLPPCEPTKIVCIGRNYAKHAEERNEDVPDRPLLFLKPPNALASHGDTVTLPAGKERVEWEAELAVVVGEQCRNVSEEEAMDYVAGFTCMNDISNRDDQSREQNWVRGKAFDNSAPLGPVLATPDEVPDDASIELRVDGETKQDSSIDAFIFSIPELVAEITTYVTLEPGDVISTGTPEGVGPLSDGDTVEVEIEGVGVLEHDVRVP; encoded by the coding sequence ATGCATCGGGTACGCTTCCGCGACCCCGCGGGGTCCGTCCGGCGCGGCGAGTGGCACGGCGACACCGCCGAGGGAACCTCGGCGAGCAACCAGACGAAGTCTGGTGACACTGTCTCCTTCGGCGGCGAGACGTACGCCGTAGACGAGGTGGACGTGCTTCCGCCCTGCGAACCGACGAAGATAGTCTGCATCGGTCGCAACTACGCGAAACACGCCGAAGAGCGAAACGAGGACGTTCCGGACCGGCCGTTGCTCTTCCTCAAGCCGCCGAACGCGCTCGCGTCGCACGGCGACACCGTGACCCTCCCCGCCGGAAAGGAACGAGTCGAGTGGGAGGCGGAGTTGGCCGTCGTCGTGGGCGAACAGTGCCGTAACGTCTCCGAGGAGGAGGCGATGGACTACGTGGCGGGCTTTACCTGCATGAACGACATCTCGAACCGCGACGACCAGAGCCGAGAGCAAAACTGGGTTCGCGGGAAGGCGTTCGACAACAGCGCACCCCTCGGCCCGGTGCTGGCGACGCCCGACGAGGTGCCCGACGACGCGAGCATCGAACTCCGCGTCGACGGCGAGACGAAACAGGACTCCTCCATCGACGCGTTCATCTTCTCGATTCCGGAACTCGTCGCCGAGATTACGACGTACGTGACGCTCGAACCGGGCGACGTCATCTCGACGGGGACGCCCGAGGGCGTCGGGCCACTCTCCGACGGCGACACGGTCGAAGTCGAAATCGAGGGCGTCGGCGTCCTCGAACACGACGTGCGCGTCCCGTAA
- a CDS encoding HAD-IIA family hydrolase yields the protein MNYRGVILDVDGTVVRGDEPIPGAGDGLDAVASAGLGRVFVSNNPAKQPSAYEERFARAGFEVSAEEVVTAGTVTARYFAEERPDAAVYVVGEPGLVEILDDAGVSVVEDADDADVYLASIDRSFDYDTLCDALDILSDDGVAFVGTDPDMVIPAAERDVPGSGAVINAVAGVTEREPDAVLGKPSETAKSMALERLGTDPEETLVVGDRLDTDIALGERFGMTTVLVRTGVTDEETLSRSAVEPDYVLDSVGDIGRVLDAA from the coding sequence ATGAACTACCGCGGGGTCATCCTGGACGTGGACGGCACGGTGGTGCGGGGCGACGAACCGATACCCGGCGCGGGCGACGGACTCGACGCAGTCGCGTCGGCGGGACTCGGGCGCGTCTTCGTCTCGAACAACCCGGCGAAGCAACCGTCGGCGTACGAGGAACGGTTCGCGCGCGCCGGTTTCGAGGTGTCCGCCGAGGAAGTCGTCACCGCCGGCACCGTGACGGCGCGGTACTTCGCCGAGGAACGCCCCGACGCGGCGGTGTACGTCGTCGGCGAACCCGGACTCGTGGAGATACTCGACGACGCCGGCGTCTCCGTCGTCGAAGACGCCGACGACGCCGACGTCTACCTCGCGTCCATCGACCGGTCGTTCGACTACGACACCCTCTGTGACGCCCTCGATATCCTCTCGGACGACGGCGTCGCCTTCGTCGGCACCGACCCGGACATGGTCATCCCGGCGGCGGAACGCGACGTGCCGGGGTCCGGCGCGGTCATCAACGCCGTCGCGGGCGTCACCGAGAGAGAACCCGACGCGGTGTTGGGAAAACCCTCCGAGACGGCGAAGTCGATGGCCTTGGAGCGACTGGGCACCGACCCCGAGGAGACCCTCGTCGTCGGCGACAGACTCGACACCGACATCGCCCTCGGCGAACGCTTCGGCATGACCACCGTCCTCGTCCGAACGGGCGTCACCGACGAGGAGACGCTCTCTCGGTCCGCCGTCGAACCCGACTACGTCCTCGACTCGGTGGGCGACATCGGCCGCGTCCTCGACGCCGCGTGA